From Tripterygium wilfordii isolate XIE 37 chromosome 13, ASM1340144v1, whole genome shotgun sequence, the proteins below share one genomic window:
- the LOC120011877 gene encoding photosystem II stability/assembly factor HCF136, chloroplastic gives MAAVSSLTSPLTSNTPRLHLKRYYSPRASLQQQQQHSNSVSLGRRQLISQTAATSLLLPPLTFLLGKPAKAAEDSLSDWERVYLPIDPGVVLLDIAFVPDELNHGFVLGTRQTLLETKDGGGTWVPRSIPSAEDEDFNYRFNSISFKGKEGWIVGKPAILLYTSNAGESWERIPLSSQLPGDMVYIKATGEKSAEMVTDEGAIYVTSNRGYNWRAAVQETVSATLNRTVSSGISGASYYTGTFNTVNRSPDGRYVAVSSRGNFYLTWEPGQPYWQPHNRAVARRIQNMGWRADGGLWLLVRGGGLYLSRGTGLSEDFEEVPVQSRGFGILDVGYRSQEEAWAAGGSGILLRTTNGGKTWTRDKAADNIAANLYSVKFIDDKKGFVLGNDGVLLRYLG, from the exons ATGGCTGCTGTCTCTTCATTGACCTCTCCCTTGACAAGCAACACACCTCGACTTCACCTCAAACGCTACTACTCTCCAAGAGCCTCtcttcaacaacaacaacaacattctAATTCTGTATCGCTCGGTCGCAGGCAACTTATTTCCCAAACTGCAGCTACTTCGCTCTTACTACCTCCTCTTACTTTCCTCTTAGGGAAACCGGCAAAGGCTGCCGAAGACTCGCTTTCCGACTGGGAGAGAGTGTACCTCCCTATTGACCCCGGCGTTGTCCTCCTCGATATCGCATTTGTCCCCGATGAGTTGAACCACG GTTTTGTATTGGGGACCAGGCAAACACTCTTAGAGACCAAAGATGGTGGAGGAACTTGGGTTCCACGTTCAATACCCTCTGCTGAAGATGAAGATTTCAATTATAGATTTAATTCCATCAGCTTCAAAGGGAAGGAAGGATGGATTGTGGGCAAACCAGCAATTTTGTTGTACACTTCTAATGCTGGGGAAAGCTGGGAAAGGATACCTTTAAGTTCTCAACTTCCAGGAGATATG GTGTATATTAAGGCAACTGGAGAAAAGAGTGCAGAAATGGTTACAGATGAAGGTGCAATATATGTCACATCAAACAGGGGCTATAATTGGAGAGCTGCTGTGCAGGAAACTGTTTCAGCTACTCTTAATAG AACAGTTTCTAGTGGCATTAGTGGCGCCAGTTATTATACTGGAACTTTCAATACCGTGAATCGATCTCCAGACGGACGCTATGTTGCTGTCTCAAGCCGTGGTAACTTCTACCTTACTTGGGAGCCTGGACAG CCATACTGGCAACCACATAACAGAGCAGTTGCAAGAAGAATTCAGAACATGGGATGGAGGGCTGATGGTGGTCTTTGGCTTCTTGTCCGTGGAGGAGGACTTTACCTAAGCAGAGGTACAGGG TTAAGTGAAGACTTTGAAGAAGTTCCAGTACAAAGTCGGGGTTTTGGCATTCTTGATGTTGGGTACCGCTCTCAG GAAGAAGCATGGGCAGCAGGGGGTAGTGGGATTCTATTGAGAACCACTAATGGTGGCAAGACTTGGACTCGTGACAAAGCTGCTGACAATATTGCTGCTAATCTTTACTCGGTAAA GTTTATCGATGACAAGAAAGGATTCGTGCTGGGAAATGATGGGGTCTTGCTTCGATATCTCGGATAA
- the LOC120013572 gene encoding 60S ribosomal protein L44, whose amino-acid sequence MVNVPKTKKTYCKSKECRKHTLHKVTQYKKGKDSLAAQGKRRYDRKQSGYGGQTKPVFHKKAKTTKKIVLRLQCQGCKHVSQHPIKRCKHFEIGGDKKGKGTSLF is encoded by the exons ATG GTGAATGTTCCAAAGACCAAGAAGACCTACTGCAAGAGCAAGGAGTGCAGGAAGCACACCCTACATAAAGTCACACAGTATAAGAAGGGGAAGGATAGCCTTGCAGCTCAAGGTAAGCGCCGTTATGATCGTAAACAATCAGGGTATGGAGGACAGACCAAACCAGTCTTCCACAAGAAG GCAAAAACAACTAAGAAGATTGTGCTGAGGTTGCAGTGCCAGGGTTGCAAGCATGTTTCCCAGCATCCAATCAAG AGGTGCAAGCACTTTGAGATCGGTGGGGACAAGAAGGGAAAGGGGACTTCTCTTTTCTAA